In Musa acuminata AAA Group cultivar baxijiao chromosome BXJ2-8, Cavendish_Baxijiao_AAA, whole genome shotgun sequence, one genomic interval encodes:
- the LOC135618937 gene encoding polyphenol oxidase, chloroplastic-like, which produces MSLLLNSSFTGASSACLLQRERSRRRRLHVPGVTCRQGSNGDRSDAARQQQSPPLLDRRDMLLGLGGLYGVTAGPKVLAAPIMPPDLSKCYPATAPALDNKCCPPYDPGETISEYSFPATPLRVRRPAHIVKDDQEYMDKYKEAVRRMKNLPADHPWNYYQQANIHCQYCNYAYHQQNTDDVPIQVHFSWIFLPWHRYYLHFYERILGKLIDDDTFTIPFWNWDTKDGMTFPAIFQDAASPLYDPRRDQRHVKDGKILDLKYAYTENTASDSEIIRENLCFIQKTFKHSLSLAELFMGDPVRAGEKEIQEANGQMEVIHNAAHMWVGEPDGYKENMGDFSTAARDSVFFCHHCNVDRMWDIYRNLRGNRVEFEDNDWLDSTFLFHDENEQLVKVKMSDCLNPTKLRYTFEQVPLPWLGKINCQKTAETKSKATTELSLTRVNEFGTTAQALDASNPLRVIVARPKKNRKKKEKQEKVEVIQIKDIKVTTNETARFDVYVAVPYGDLAGPDYGEFAGSYVRLAHRMKGSDGTEEQGPKKKGKLKLGITPLLEDIDAEDADKLVVTLVLRTGSVTVGGVSINLLQTDSTAAI; this is translated from the exons ATGTCCCTGCTGTTGAACTCTAGCTTCACCGGTGCATCCTCTGCATGCCTCCTCCAACGGGAAAggtcccgccgccgccgcctccacgtCCCTGGCGTGACATGCCGCCAGGGCAGTAATGGTGACCGCAGCGATGCCGCCCGCCAGCAGCAGTCGCCGCCGCTGCTGGATCGGCGCGACATGCTGTTGGGTTTAGGAGGGCTTTACGGCGTGACCGCAGGACCCAAGGTTCTGGCGGCGCCGATAATGCCGCCGGATCTGTCCAAGTGCTACCCTGCCACCGCACCTGCCCTCGACAACAAATGCTGCCCGCCTTACGACCCCGGCGAGACGATCTCGGAGTACAGCTTCCCAGCTACGCCCCTCCGGGTGCGGCGGCCGGCCCATATCGTGAAGGACGATCAGGAGTATATGGACAAGTACAAGGAAGCAGTGAGGAGGATGAAGAATCTGCCGGCAGACCACCCTTGGAACTACTACCAGCAGGCGAACATCCACTGCCAGTATTGCAACTACGCCTACCACCAGCAAAATACCGACGACGTGCCCATCCAGGTCCACTTCAGCTGGATCTTCCTCCCATGGCACCGCTACTACCTCCACTTCTACGAAAGGATCCTCGGCAAGCTCATCGACGACGACACCTTCACCATCCCATTCTGGAACTGGGACACCAAGGACGGCATGACGTTCCCCGCCATCTTCCAGGATGCGGCATCCCCGCTGTACGACCCGAGACGCGACCAACGCCACGTCAAGGACGGCAAGATCCTCGACCTCAAGTACGCCTACACCGAAAACACTGCATCCGACAGCGAGATCATACGGGAGAACCTCTGCTTCATACAGAAGACGTTCAAGCACAGCCTATCGCTGGCGGAACTGTTCATGGGGGATCCCGTGCGCGCGGGGGAGAAGGAGATCCAGGAGGCTAATGGGCAGATGGAAGTCATCCACAATGCGGCGCACATGTGGGTCGGAGAGCCGGACGGATACAAGGAAAACATGGGGGACTTCTCCACAGCCGCCCGCGATTCTGTTTTCTTCTGCCACCATTGCAATGTCGACCGCATGTGGGACATCTACCGCAACCTCCGCGGCAACCGCGTCGAGTTCGAAGACAACGACTGGTTGGACAGCACCTTCCTCTTCCACGACGAGAACGAACAGCTCGTCAAAGTCAAG ATGAGCGACTGCCTCAACCCGACCAAGCTTCGGTACACGTTCGAGCAAGTTCCCCTCCCATGGCTGGGCAAAATCAATTGCCAGAAGACGGCAGAGACGAAGTCCAAGGCCACGACGGAGCTGTCGCTGACGCGCGTGAACGAATTCGGGACGACGGCCCAGGCACTCGACGCGAGCAACCCGCTGCGGGTGATCGTGGCAAGGCCGAAGAAGAACcgcaagaagaaggagaagcaagAGAAGGTGGAGGTGATTCAGATCAAGGATATTAAGGTGACCACCAACGAGACAGCTCGCTTCGACGTCTATGTCGCGGTTCCTTACGGTGACCTCGCCGGACCCGACTACGGCGAGTTCGCGGGCAGCTACGTGAGGCTGGCGCATAGGATGAAGGGAAGCGACGGGACCGAAGAGCAGGGCCCCAAGAAGAAGGGAAAACTCAAGCTGGGTATTACGCCGCTGCTCGAGGACATCGATGCTGAGGACGCCGACAAGTTGGTGGTCACCCTGGTTCTCCGCACTGGGAGCGTCACCGTGGGCGGAGTTTCCATCAATCTCCTGCAGACAGATTCTACCGCCGCCATCTAA
- the LOC135618938 gene encoding polyphenol oxidase, chloroplastic-like: MSLLLNSSFTGASSACLLQRERSRRRRLHVPGVTCRQGSNGDRRDAAPQQQSPPLLDRRDMLLGLGGLYGVTAGPKVLAAPIMPPDLSKCYPATAPALDNKCCPPYDPGETISEYSFPATHLRVRRPAHIVKDDQEYMDKYKEAVRRMKNLPADHPWNYYQQANIHCQYCNYAYHQQNADDVPIQVHFSWIFLPWHRYYLHFYERILGKLIDDDTFTIPFWNWDTKDGMTFPAIFQDAASPLYDPRRDQRHVKDGKILDLKYAITENESTASDSEIIRENLCFIQKTFKHSLSLAELFMGDPVRAGEKEIQEANGQLEVIHNAVHSWVGEPSGYNENMGDFSTAARDSVFFCHHCNVDRMWDIYRNLRGNRVEFEDKDWLDSTFLFHDENEQLVKVKMSDCLNPTKLRYTFEQVPLPWLGKINCQKTAETKSKATTELSLNRVNEFGTTAQALDASNPLRVIVARPKKNRKKKEKQEKVEVIQIKDIKVATNEATRFDVYVAVPYGDLAGPDYGEFVGSYVRLAHRMKGSEGTEVQGPKKKGKLKLGITPLLEDIDAEDADKLVVTLVLRTGSVTVGGVSINLLQTDSTAAI, from the exons ATGTCCCTGCTGTTGAACTCTAGCTTCACCGGTGCTTCCTCTGCATGCCTCCTCCAACGGGAAAggtcccgccgccgccgcctccacgtCCCTGGCGTGACATGCCGCCAGGGCAGTAATGGTGACCGCAGAGATGCCGCCCCCCAGCAGCAGTCGCCGCCGCTGCTGGATCGGCGCGACATGCTGTTGGGTTTAGGAGGGCTTTACGGCGTGACCGCAGGACCCAAGGTTCTGGCGGCGCCGATAATGCCGCCGGATCTGTCCAAGTGCTACCCTGCCACCGCACCTGCCCTCGACAACAAATGCTGCCCGCCTTACGACCCCGGCGAGACGATCTCGGAGTACAGCTTCCCTGCTACGCACCTCCGGGTGCGGCGGCCGGCCCATATCGTGAAGGACGATCAGGAGTATATGGACAAGTACAAGGAGGCAGTGAGGAGGATGAAGAATCTGCCGGCAGACCACCCTTGGAACTACTACCAGCAGGCGAACATCCACTGCCAGTATTGCAACTACGCCTACCACCAGCAAAATGCCGACGACGTGCCCATCCAGGTCCACTTCAGCTGGATCTTCCTCCCATGGCACCGTTACTACCTCCACTTCTACGAAAGGATCCTCGGCAAGCTCATCGACGACGACACCTTCACCATCCCCTTCTGGAACTGGGACACCAAGGACGGCATGACGTTCCCCGCCATCTTCCAGGATGCGGCATCCCCGCTGTACGACCCGAGACGCGACCAACGCCACGTCAAGGACGGCAAGATCCTCGACCTCAAGTACGCCATCACCGAAAATGAAAGCACTGCATCCGACAGCGAGATCATACGGGAGAACCTCTGCTTCATACAGAAGACGTTCAAGCACAGCCTGTCGCTGGCGGAGCTGTTCATGGGGGATCCCGTGCGCGCGGGGGAGAAGGAGATCCAGGAGGCTAACGGGCAGCTGGAAGTCATCCACAATGCGGTGCACAGTTGGGTCGGAGAGCCGAGCGGATACAATGAAAACATGGGcgacttctccaccgccgcccgcgatTCTGTTTTCTTCTGCCACCATTGCAATGTCGACCGCATGTGGGACATCTACCGCAACCTCCGCGGCAACCGCGTCGAGTTCGAAGACAAAGACTGGTTGGACAGCACCTTCCTCTTCCACGACGAGAACGAACAGCTCGTCAAAGTCAAG ATGAGCGACTGCCTCAACCCGACCAAGCTTCGGTACACGTTCGAGCAAGTTCCCCTCCCATGGCTGGGCAAAATCAATTGCCAGAAGACGGCAGAGACGAAGTCCAAGGCCACGACGGAGCTGTCGCTGAATCGCGTGAACGAATTCGGGACGACGGCCCAGGCACTCGACGCGAGCAACCCGCTGCGGGTGATCGTGGCAAGGCCGAAGAAGAACcgcaagaagaaggagaagcaagAGAAGGTGGAGGTGATTCAGATCAAGGATATTAAGGTGGCCACCAACGAGGCAACTCGCTTCGACGTCTACGTCGCGGTCCCTTACGGTGACCTCGCCGGACCCGACTACGGCGAGTTCGTGGGCAGCTACGTGAGGCTGGCGCATAGGATGAAGGGAAGCGAGGGGACCGAAGTGCAGGGCCCCAAGAAGAAGGGAAAGCTCAAGCTAGGTATTACGCCACTGCTCGAGGACATCGATGCTGAGGACGCCGACAAGTTGGTGGTCACCCTGGTTCTCCGCACCGGGAGCGTCACCGTGGGCGGAGTTTCCATCAATCTCCTGCAGACAGATTCTACCGCCGCCATCTAA
- the LOC103975144 gene encoding polyphenol oxidase, chloroplastic-like — translation MSLLLNSSLTGASSACLLHREKCRRRGRGHVHGVTCRQGGNDDRREAARQQRSRLLLDRRDMLLGGLGGLYGVTAGPKVLAEPIMPPDLSKCHDANAPALDNHCCPPYSGSDTILEYDFPATPLRVRRPAHLVKDDQEYMDKYKEAVRRMKNLPAEHPWNYYQQANIHCQYCNDAYYQQNTDDVPVQVHFSWIFLPWHRYYLHFYERILGKLIDDDTFTIPFWNWDTKDGMTFPAIFQDAASPLYDPKRDQRHVKDGAILDLKYAYTENTASDSEIIRENLCFIRKTFKHSLSLAELFMGDPVRAGEKEIQEANGQLEVIHNAAHMWVGEPGGYKENMGDFSTAARDSVFFCHHSNVDRMWDIYRNLRGNSVEFKDKDWLDSTFLFHDENEQLVKVKIQDCLDPTKLRYTFEQVPLPWLGNINCQKTAETKSKSTAELSLKRVGEFGTTPKALDASNPLRVIVARPKKNRKKKEKQEKVEVLQIKDIKVTTNETARFDVYVAVPYGDLAGPDYGEFAGSFVRLAHRKKGSDGTEEQGPKKKGKLKLGITALLEDIDAEDADKLVVTLVLRTGSVTVGGVSIKLLQTDTPAVI, via the exons ATGTCTCTCCTGTTGAACTCTAGCCTCACCGGAGCTTCCTCTGCATGCCTCCTCCATCGAGAAAAGTGCCGCCGCCGCGGCCGCGGTCACGTCCACGGCGTGACATGCCGCCAGGGAGGTAATGATGACCGCAGAGAGGCCGCCCGGCAGCAGCGGTCCCGGTTGCTGCTGGATCGGCGCGACATGCTGTTGGGGGGGTTAGGAGGGCTTTACGGCGTGACCGCAGGGCCCAAAGTTCTGGCGGAGCCGATAATGCCGCCTGATCTGTCGAAGTGCCACGATGCCAACGCACCTGCCCTCGACAACCACTGCTGCCCGCCTTACAGCGGCAGCGACACGATCTTGGAGTACGACTTCCCCGCTACGCCCCTCCGGGTGCGGCGACCGGCCCACCTCGTGAAGGATGATCAGGAGTATATGGACAAGTACAAGGAGGCCGTGAGGAGGATGAAGAACCTGCCGGCAGAACACCCTTGGAACTACTACCAGCAGGCGAACATCCACTGCCAGTATTGCAACGACGCCTACTACCAGCAAAATACCGACGACGTGCCCGTCCAGGTCCACTTCAGCTGGATCTTCCTCCCCTGGCACCGCTACTACCTCCACTTCTACGAGCGGATCCTCGGCAAGCTCATCGACGACGACACCTTCACCATCCCCTTCTGGAACTGGGACACCAAGGACGGCATGACGTTCCCCGCCATCTTCCAGGATGCGGCATCCCCGCTGTACGACCCGAAACGCGACCAACGTCACGTCAAGGACGGCGCTATCCTCGACCTCAAGTACGCCTACACCGAAAACACTGCATCTGACAGCGAGATCATACGGGAGAACCTCTGCTTCATACGAAAGACGTTCAAGCACAGCCTGTCGCTGGCGGAGCTGTTCATGGGGGATCCCGTGCGCGCGGGGGAGAAGGAGATCCAGGAGGCAAACGGGCAGCTGGAAGTCATCCACAATGCGGCGCACATGTGGGTCGGAGAGCCGGGCGGATACAAGGAAAACATGGGcgacttctccaccgccgcccgcgatTCTGTTTTCTTCTGCCACCATTCCAATGTCGACCGCATGTGGGACATCTACCGCAACCTCCGCGGCAACAGCGTCGAATTCAAAGACAAAGACTGGTTGGACAGCACCTTCCTCTTCCATGACGAGAACGAGCAGCTCGTCAAAGTCAAG ATCCAGGACTGCCTTGACCCGACCAAGCTTCGGTACACGTTCGAGCAAGTTCCCCTCCCATGGCTGGGCAATATAAATTGCCAGAAGACGGCAGAGACGAAGTCCAAGTCCACGGCAGAGCTGTCGCTGAAGCGGGTGGGCGAATTCGGGACGACACCCAAGGCGCTCGACGCGAGCAACCCGCTGCGGGTGATCGTGGCAAGGCCGAAGAAGAACcgcaagaagaaggagaagcaagAGAAGGTGGAGGTGCTCCAGATCAAGGATATTAAGGTGACCACCAACGAGACAGCTCGCTTCGACGTCTACGTCGCCGTTCCTTACGGTGACCTCGCCGGACCCGACTACGGCGAGTTCGCGGGCAGCTTCGTTAGGCTGGCGCATAGGAAGAAGGGAAGCGACGGGACCGAAGAGCAGGGCCCCAAGAAGAAGGGAAAGCTCAAGCTGGGTATTACGGCGCTGCTCGAGGACATCGATGCTGAGGACGCCGACAAGTTGGTGGTCACCCTGGTTCTCCGCACCGGGAGCGTCACTGTGGGTGGAGTTTCCATCAAACTCCTGCAGACAGATACTCCCGCCGTCATCTAA
- the LOC103975145 gene encoding polyphenol oxidase, chloroplastic-like, giving the protein MALQLNSSFTGASSACLLHRERSRRLNVPVVTCRQGNNDDRSDAARQQKSPSLLDRRDMLLGLGGLYGLTAGPKVLAKPIMPPDLSKCHDAKAPALDNHCCPPYNPSETISEYGFPATPLRVRRPAHLVKDDQEYLDKYKEAVRRMKNLPADHPWNYYQQANVHCQYCNYAYYQQNTDDVPVQVHFSWIFLPWHRYYLHFYERILGKLIDDDTFTIPFWNWDTKDGMTFPAIFQEASSPLYDTKRDQRHVKDGKIVDLKYAYTENPASDSEIIRENLCFIQKTFKHSLSLAELFMGDPVRAGEKEIQEANGQLEVIHNAVHMWVGEPCGYKENMGDFSTAARDSVFFSHHSNVDRLWEIYRNLRGNRIEFEDNDWLDSTFLFYDENEKLVKVKMGDCLNPTKLRYTFEQVPLPWLGKINCQKTTETKSKSTTEMSLTRVGEFGTTPKALDASNPLRVTVARPKKNRKKKEKQEKVEVLQINDIKVTTNETARFDVYVAVPYGDLAGPDYGEFVGSFVRLAHRKKGSDGTEEQGPKKKGKLKLGITALLEDIDAEDADKLVVTLVLRTGSVTVGGVSINLLQTDSTAAI; this is encoded by the exons ATGGCTCTCCAGTTGAACTCTAGCTTCACCGGAGCTTCCTCTGCATGCCTCCTCCATCGGGAAAGGTCCCGCCGCCTCAACGTCCCTGTCGTGACATGCCGCCAGGGGAATAATGATGATCGCAGCGATGCCGCTCGCCAGCAGAAATCCCCGTCACTACTGGATCGGCGCGACATGCTGCTGGGGTTAGGAGGGCTTTATGGCTTGACCGCAGGACCCAAAGTTCTGGCGAAGCCGATAATGCCGCCTGATCTGTCCAAGTGCCACGATGCCAAGGCACCTGCCCTCGACAACCACTGCTGCCCGCCTTACAACCCCAGCGAGACGATCTCGGAGTACGGCTTCCCCGCTACGCCCCTCCGGGTGCGGCGGCCGGCCCACCTCGTGAAGGACGATCAGGAGTATTTGGACAAGTACAAGGAGGCCGTGAGGAGGATGAAGAATCTACCGGCAGACCACCCTTGGAACTACTACCAGCAGGCGAACGTCCACTGCCAGTACTGCAACTACGCCTACTACCAGCAAAATACCGACGACGTGCCCGTCCAGGTCCACTTCAGCTGGATCTTCCTCCCCTGGCACCGCTACTACCTCCACTTCTACGAGCGGATCCTCGGCAAGCTCATCGACGACGACACCTTCACCATCCCCTTCTGGAACTGGGACACCAAGGACGGCATGACGTTCCCCGCCATCTTCCAGGAAGCGTCATCCCCGCTGTATGACACGAAACGCGACCAACGCCACGTCAAGGACGGCAAGATCGTCGACCTCAAGTACGCCTACACCGAAAACCCTGCCTCCGACAGCGAGATCATTCGAGAGAACCTCTGCTTCATACAGAAGACGTTCAAGCACAGCCTGTCGCTGGCGGAGCTGTTCATGGGGGATCCCGTGCGCGCGGGGGAGAAGGAGATCCAGGAGGCTAACGGGCAGCTGGAAGTCATCCACAATGCGGTGCACATGTGGGTCGGAGAGCCGTGCGGATACAAGGAAAACATGGGCGACTTCTCTACCGCCGCCCGCGATTCTGTTTTCTTCAGCCACCACTCCAATGTCGACCGCTTGTGGGAAATCTACCGGAACCTCCGCGGTAACCGCATTGAGTTCGAAGACAACGACTGGTTGGACAGCACCTTCCTCTTCTACGACGAGAACGAGAAGCTCGTCAAAGTCAAG ATGGGGGACTGCCTCAACCCGACCAAGCTTCGGTATACGTTCGAGCAAGTTCCTCTCCCATGGCTGGGCAAAATTAATTGCCAGAAGACGACAGAGACGAAGTCCAAGTCCACGACAGAGATGTCGCTGACGCGCGTGGGAGAATTCGGGACGACGCCCAAGGCGCTCGACGCGAGCAACCCGCTGCGGGTGACCGTGGCAAGGCCGAAGAAGAACcgcaagaagaaggagaagcaagAGAAGGTGGAGGTGCTTCAGATCAATGATATTAAGGTGACCACCAACGAGACAGCTCGCTTCGACGTCTACGTCGCGGTTCCTTACGGTGACCTCGCCGGCCCGGACTACGGCGAGTTCGTGGGCAGCTTCGTTAGGCTGGCGCACAGGAAGAAGGGAAGCGACGGGACCGAAGAGCAGGGCCCCAAGAAGAAGGGAAAGCTCAAGCTGGGTATTACGGCGCTGCTTGAGGACATCGACGCTGAGGACGCCGACAAGTTGGTGGTCACCCTGGTTCTCCGCACCGGGAGCGTCACCGTGGGTGGAGTTTCCATCAATCTCCTGCAGACAGATTCTACCGCCGCCATCTAA